A genomic stretch from Antarcticibacterium flavum includes:
- the gldB gene encoding gliding motility lipoprotein GldB, whose product MRRNLLYLLLAISIISCDQKSKVEKEIEQVPVDFEVVRFDQKFANVTAETLPDLKAEYPFLFPERFTDSVWLERINDSIQQELNTEVTDAFRDFSAEEDKLHSLFQHIKYYFPKFEAPTVITVTSEVDYRNKVLLAEPYLFISLDTYLGEDHEFYLGIQQYLKKNFERNQILPDVAASYAEKYVPNPQSRTFLAHMIYYGKILYLKDLWLPETNDNHKLGYTAEELAWAEENEEYIWRYFVERELLYDNDSQLYSRFLYPAPFSKFYLELDNETPAMLGQYIGWKIVSQYMGRTGAGLEEMLQADAETIFKQSNYKPRK is encoded by the coding sequence ATGCGAAGAAATCTCCTATATCTCCTGCTTGCAATTAGTATCATTTCCTGTGACCAAAAGTCCAAAGTGGAAAAGGAAATAGAACAGGTACCTGTGGATTTTGAAGTGGTGCGATTTGACCAAAAATTTGCAAATGTAACGGCTGAGACCCTGCCAGACCTCAAGGCTGAATATCCGTTTCTTTTTCCTGAAAGGTTTACAGATAGCGTGTGGCTGGAGAGGATCAATGACAGTATCCAGCAGGAATTGAATACCGAAGTTACCGATGCTTTTAGGGATTTTTCAGCTGAAGAGGATAAGCTTCACAGTTTATTTCAGCATATAAAATATTATTTTCCCAAGTTTGAGGCGCCAACGGTGATAACAGTTACTTCTGAAGTTGATTACCGCAATAAGGTCCTCCTGGCAGAACCTTATTTGTTCATTTCCCTGGATACCTACCTGGGGGAGGACCATGAATTCTACCTGGGGATACAGCAATACCTGAAAAAGAACTTTGAACGGAACCAGATCCTCCCCGATGTGGCTGCAAGTTATGCTGAAAAATATGTACCCAACCCCCAGTCCAGGACCTTCCTGGCGCATATGATCTATTATGGGAAAATACTCTATTTAAAGGATCTATGGCTGCCCGAAACAAATGATAATCATAAATTAGGGTACACGGCAGAAGAACTGGCGTGGGCAGAGGAAAATGAGGAGTACATATGGAGGTACTTTGTGGAGAGGGAGCTATTATATGATAATGATTCCCAGTTATATTCCAGGTTCTTGTATCCTGCTCCTTTTTCAAAATTTTACCTGGAACTGGACAATGAAACCCCGGCAATGCTGGGACAATATATAGGCTGGAAGATCGTAAGTCAATATATGGGCCGTACCGGCGCAGGCCTGGAGGAAATGCTGCAGGCAGATGCAGAAACCATATTTAAACAATCAAATTATAAACCAAGGAAATAA
- the nadE gene encoding NAD(+) synthase: protein MQTEKVVDHIVNWLKDYATNANMNGFVLGISGGIDSAVVSALCAKTGLRTLCVEIPIHQHKSQVTRAQQHISFLKEHFANVSNLEVDLTPVFEEFKNAVPPAEENPNTALALANTRARLRMTTLYYFAGLHGYLVAGTGNKVEDFGVGFFTKYGDGGVDLSPIADLMKSEVYDIARFLELENDIIEAIPTDGLFDDSPSDEEQIGASYDELEWAMKKDDEGHQVTSFSGREQEVFKIYKRLNLANQHKINPIPVCEIPVHLKN from the coding sequence ATGCAAACAGAAAAGGTAGTAGATCATATTGTAAACTGGTTAAAAGATTATGCCACCAATGCCAATATGAATGGTTTTGTACTTGGAATAAGCGGCGGCATAGACTCTGCAGTAGTATCTGCCCTTTGTGCAAAGACCGGTTTAAGAACCTTGTGTGTTGAAATACCAATTCATCAACATAAAAGCCAGGTCACCAGGGCGCAGCAGCATATCTCCTTTCTCAAGGAGCATTTTGCCAATGTGAGCAACCTGGAAGTAGACCTAACCCCTGTTTTTGAGGAATTTAAAAATGCAGTCCCCCCGGCAGAGGAAAATCCTAATACAGCACTGGCCCTTGCCAATACAAGAGCGCGCCTGCGAATGACCACTCTGTATTATTTCGCCGGCCTACATGGCTATCTTGTGGCCGGAACCGGCAATAAGGTGGAGGATTTTGGTGTAGGATTTTTCACTAAATATGGTGATGGCGGTGTAGACCTTAGTCCTATAGCCGACCTTATGAAAAGTGAAGTCTATGACATTGCAAGATTCCTGGAACTGGAAAATGATATTATAGAGGCAATTCCTACAGATGGCCTGTTTGATGACAGCCCCAGTGATGAAGAACAAATAGGTGCCAGCTATGATGAACTGGAATGGGCCATGAAAAAAGATGACGAAGGACATCAAGTTACCAGTTTCTCGGGCAGGGAACAGGAAGTTTTTAAGATTTATAAACGACTCAACCTTGCAAATCAACACAAAATCAATCCCATTCCTGTGTGCGAAATACCCGTTCATCTTAAAAACTAA
- a CDS encoding response regulator: MSTILIADHHPITRVGITSLLSENDDLEVLDNVTSGQELFKYLKNNELPDVLVIELDLPEINGINALRTIKSQFPGTKMLIFSCHPEEMYAISAIKAGASGYLAKTVSTDILQQAIQQVARGGIYLNKNITDRINSGVNQNNGLISKFKKLSTREAEVLNMLATGKRNKEIAEVLDINEKTVSTYKTRLLKKLKVDNLADLIHQTRLLQLHTT, from the coding sequence ATGAGTACAATTTTAATTGCAGATCATCATCCCATTACCCGCGTGGGTATAACCTCGTTGTTAAGTGAAAATGATGACCTTGAGGTATTAGACAATGTCACAAGCGGGCAGGAACTTTTTAAATATTTAAAAAATAATGAGCTCCCAGATGTATTGGTGATTGAGCTTGACCTGCCAGAAATTAACGGCATCAATGCGCTTCGCACCATTAAAAGCCAGTTCCCGGGCACCAAAATGCTTATTTTTAGCTGCCATCCGGAAGAAATGTATGCCATAAGTGCTATAAAAGCAGGAGCTTCAGGTTATCTCGCAAAAACCGTCTCTACAGATATTTTGCAGCAGGCCATACAACAGGTTGCCCGCGGCGGTATCTATCTCAATAAGAATATTACCGACAGAATCAACTCTGGAGTTAATCAAAACAATGGACTTATTTCCAAATTCAAGAAACTTTCAACAAGGGAGGCAGAGGTTTTAAATATGCTGGCCACAGGAAAGAGGAATAAAGAGATTGCAGAGGTCCTTGACATCAACGAAAAGACGGTTAGCACCTATAAGACAAGGCTTCTAAAGAAGCTGAAGGTAGATAACCTCGCAGATCTTATCCACCAGACAAGGCTGCTGCAGTTACATACTACATAA
- the dnaG gene encoding DNA primase, which yields MISKNTIDQVFETARVEEVLGDFVQLKRSGSNLKGLSPFSEERTPSFMVSPVKQIWKDFSSGKGGNVVAFLMEHEHFTYPEAIKYLAKRYNIEIEETQQNEEQKQQADERESMYLVSEFASKYFQNTLLKTDPGKAIGLSYFTERGFTKDTIEKFGLGYCLDEWDAFTKEALGKGYKLEYLEKTGLTIVKGEKQFDRFKGRVMFPIHSMSGRVLGFGGRILTNDKKAAKYLNSPESEIYHKSKVLYGIYHAKQSIAKEDNCYLVEGYTDVIQFHQSGIHNVVSSSGTSLTSEQIRLINRLTKNITVLFDGDAAGMRASIRGIDLILEQGMNVKVCVFPDGEDPDSFARKNSTEELQDYLNENAKDFIEFKASLLYQDAKNDPVKRAGLIQDMVSSIAKIPNQIQQEVYIQECSRIMDISEDVLFSTLSQMLAKEGKAAPGKTSKPNSMEVVKDSPQVSPKVDELFELERKIISILMLYGTVEEEFEDMVLKENDKGDLVLEPELQKAKVFEKIFLDLQEDEIAFTNEKFRDIYTRIIGHLNEQGELNLEKFINQLDPLLSAEVTTLLMEEEQYVLHDWERMEIMVKTKDVTISRLVNETILSLRRFLISQKIDELSREIKEKKPEDPSATMEDIMDYLSLKKVLSNKLNRVM from the coding sequence TTGATTTCAAAAAACACTATAGATCAGGTATTTGAGACCGCCCGTGTAGAGGAGGTGCTCGGGGATTTTGTACAACTTAAGCGCTCGGGTTCCAATTTAAAAGGTTTAAGCCCTTTTTCTGAAGAACGCACCCCCAGTTTCATGGTTTCCCCTGTGAAACAAATATGGAAGGATTTCTCCAGTGGAAAAGGAGGTAACGTTGTTGCTTTCCTTATGGAGCATGAGCATTTTACATATCCCGAAGCAATTAAATACCTCGCTAAAAGGTACAATATCGAGATCGAGGAAACGCAGCAAAACGAGGAGCAAAAGCAGCAGGCAGATGAACGCGAGAGCATGTACCTCGTGTCTGAATTTGCGAGTAAATACTTCCAGAATACCCTTCTTAAAACAGATCCCGGAAAAGCCATAGGGCTAAGCTATTTTACTGAAAGAGGCTTCACAAAAGACACCATAGAAAAATTTGGACTGGGCTATTGCCTCGATGAATGGGATGCTTTTACGAAAGAAGCATTGGGGAAAGGTTACAAGTTGGAATATTTGGAAAAAACCGGGCTCACCATTGTAAAGGGGGAGAAACAATTTGACAGGTTCAAAGGCAGGGTGATGTTTCCCATACATTCCATGTCTGGCAGGGTACTGGGATTTGGAGGGAGAATTTTAACCAATGATAAGAAAGCCGCAAAGTATCTCAATTCGCCGGAGAGTGAGATCTACCATAAAAGCAAGGTCCTCTATGGGATCTATCACGCCAAGCAAAGCATCGCAAAAGAAGATAACTGTTACCTGGTAGAGGGATATACAGATGTGATACAGTTCCACCAAAGCGGGATACATAATGTGGTATCCTCTTCGGGAACTTCTCTTACATCAGAACAAATAAGGCTTATAAACAGGCTCACGAAGAACATTACTGTGCTTTTCGATGGGGACGCCGCCGGGATGCGGGCATCGATAAGAGGAATTGACCTTATCCTCGAGCAGGGAATGAATGTGAAGGTGTGTGTGTTTCCAGATGGGGAAGATCCAGATAGTTTTGCGAGAAAGAATTCTACAGAGGAGCTGCAGGACTATCTTAACGAGAATGCAAAGGATTTCATAGAATTTAAGGCTTCCCTATTGTATCAGGATGCTAAGAATGATCCTGTGAAACGTGCAGGACTAATCCAGGATATGGTTTCCAGTATTGCAAAAATTCCCAACCAGATCCAGCAGGAGGTTTATATACAGGAGTGCTCACGAATTATGGATATTAGTGAAGATGTACTCTTCTCGACGCTTTCCCAAATGCTGGCGAAAGAAGGGAAGGCCGCTCCCGGAAAGACTTCAAAACCCAACTCAATGGAGGTAGTAAAGGACTCTCCGCAGGTTTCTCCCAAAGTTGATGAACTCTTTGAGCTGGAGCGCAAGATCATAAGTATTCTTATGCTTTATGGCACAGTGGAAGAAGAGTTTGAAGATATGGTGCTTAAGGAAAATGATAAGGGGGACCTTGTCCTTGAACCCGAACTTCAAAAGGCCAAAGTATTTGAGAAGATTTTCCTGGACCTGCAGGAAGATGAGATTGCCTTTACAAACGAAAAGTTTCGGGATATCTACACGAGGATCATAGGCCACCTTAATGAGCAGGGAGAACTCAACCTTGAGAAATTCATCAATCAGCTTGATCCCCTGCTTTCAGCAGAGGTTACCACTCTGCTGATGGAAGAGGAGCAGTATGTTCTTCACGATTGGGAGCGAATGGAGATCATGGTAAAAACCAAGGATGTTACAATTTCAAGGCTGGTAAATGAAACAATATTATCTCTTCGAAGGTTTCTTATAAGTCAAAAAATAGATGAGTTATCCCGGGAGATTAAAGAGAAGAAACCGGAAGACCCCAGTGCTACCATGGAAGATATCATGGACTACCTGTCCCTTAAAAAGGTGCTCTCAAATAAATTGAACCGGGTTATGTAG
- a CDS encoding RNA polymerase sigma factor, whose amino-acid sequence MKVIPLFKNESQLIARAAKNHRGSQERLYAKYSPKMLSVCRMYIKDLHHAEEVMLNGFFKVFANLSSFKNEGSFEGWVRKIMIRESISFLRSERFLNFQENGLENYSESTNNIQSGMEVEEIQSLIDALPEGYRVVFVMYAVEGYKHHEIATLLGITEGTSKSQLFKARKMLQEKLSITENTSYGTT is encoded by the coding sequence GTGAAAGTCATACCGCTTTTTAAAAATGAAAGTCAGTTAATCGCCCGGGCAGCGAAAAATCACCGGGGGTCACAAGAGCGGCTTTATGCCAAATATTCTCCAAAGATGCTGAGCGTTTGCAGGATGTATATAAAGGACCTTCACCACGCAGAGGAGGTGATGTTAAATGGTTTTTTTAAAGTCTTTGCCAATCTCTCGTCCTTTAAGAATGAAGGCAGCTTTGAAGGCTGGGTAAGAAAGATCATGATAAGGGAGTCCATTTCCTTTTTAAGGAGTGAGAGATTCCTGAACTTTCAGGAGAACGGGCTGGAAAATTATTCTGAAAGTACAAACAACATACAGTCGGGCATGGAAGTAGAGGAGATACAGAGCCTTATTGATGCCTTACCGGAAGGATACCGGGTGGTGTTTGTGATGTATGCGGTAGAGGGTTATAAACATCACGAGATCGCTACACTTTTGGGAATTACTGAAGGTACTTCCAAATCACAGCTCTTCAAGGCCCGGAAAATGTTGCAGGAGAAATTATCAATAACAGAAAATACCAGTTATGGGACAACATAA
- a CDS encoding alpha/beta hydrolase: MKPVFCLFFLFLSTHFLAQERFIEDLFEVEKPLTEIYSVKDGEELKLDIYSPVNDTMQARPLIVFMHGGGFSGGTRTNEAEVKFAQAAARKGYVAVQISYRLTRKGQSFGCDYEAEGKMNTFKLAAEDFMEAVHFMLKNKTEYRIDPTKIIVGGSSAGAEAVLNAVYNERLMFDDLSRYENIEFAGVFSLAGAIVDARYIMEENAVPGVFFHGTEDNLVPYGTGPHHWCDRDKPGYIMLDGSQTIAERLRELDSSYLLFSFEGGKHEHSRMPFDYLPEVFSFFKNVFLKGEKMRIQVSVPKNE, translated from the coding sequence ATGAAACCTGTTTTTTGTCTCTTTTTTCTTTTTCTTTCCACGCATTTCCTGGCCCAGGAACGCTTTATTGAAGATCTGTTCGAGGTAGAAAAGCCTCTAACCGAAATATATTCAGTAAAAGATGGCGAAGAGTTAAAACTAGACATTTACAGTCCGGTAAACGATACTATGCAGGCAAGGCCCCTTATTGTCTTTATGCACGGCGGTGGATTCTCTGGCGGCACCCGTACCAATGAAGCTGAAGTTAAATTTGCTCAAGCCGCTGCCCGCAAAGGCTATGTGGCGGTACAGATCTCTTACAGGCTAACGCGAAAAGGGCAGTCTTTTGGTTGTGATTATGAAGCTGAAGGAAAAATGAACACCTTCAAACTTGCTGCTGAAGATTTTATGGAGGCCGTACATTTTATGTTGAAGAATAAAACGGAATATAGGATTGACCCCACAAAAATCATCGTTGGCGGAAGCAGCGCCGGGGCCGAAGCTGTTCTTAATGCAGTTTATAATGAGCGACTTATGTTTGACGACCTTTCGAGATATGAAAATATAGAATTTGCAGGCGTCTTTTCCCTGGCCGGTGCCATCGTGGATGCCCGATATATAATGGAAGAAAATGCGGTGCCCGGGGTTTTCTTTCACGGCACGGAGGACAACCTTGTGCCGTATGGTACAGGACCACACCACTGGTGTGACAGGGATAAACCGGGTTATATCATGCTTGACGGCTCTCAAACGATCGCAGAAAGATTAAGAGAACTCGACTCCTCCTATCTTCTTTTTAGTTTTGAAGGTGGAAAACATGAACATTCCAGAATGCCTTTCGATTACCTGCCGGAAGTTTTCAGTTTCTTTAAGAATGTCTTTCTTAAGGGAGAAAAAATGCGAATTCAGGTATCTGTTCCTAAAAATGAATAA
- a CDS encoding CehA/McbA family metallohydrolase domain-containing protein produces MKAASLLLLSFVLFLSTLASVAQEERYYKGNLHTHSYWSDGDEFPEMIMQWYKNKGYDFVALSDHNTIAEGEKWKTIPKDSLYQDAFRQYLEKYGEDWVKYRQDSTGTHVKLKALSEFRTLFEEEEKFLIFRAEEVTSYLEGKAVHIGAINVQEYIEPREGSTIVELIQNNIDAIREQSERTGEPILQHLNHPNFTYAITAEDIIQIDGERFFEVFNGHPYVNNYGDSIHDSTEKIWDQVNIAYLNTGKPIMYGLATDDSHHYHKFGSKYSNAGRGWVMVKSDKLHPHSLMEAMESGDFYSTTGVELESVTFENNILSVKIKAEEGVTYTTEFITAHEDDSQTETVKTIEGTEAAFRLPKDHLFVRAKITSSKLKENPYKEGDVEVAWTQPFLPEN; encoded by the coding sequence ATGAAAGCCGCTTCCCTACTACTGCTATCTTTTGTTTTGTTCCTGTCCACTTTAGCATCTGTGGCCCAGGAAGAAAGATATTACAAAGGAAATCTCCATACCCACTCCTACTGGAGTGACGGCGACGAATTTCCTGAAATGATCATGCAATGGTATAAAAATAAGGGCTACGATTTCGTGGCACTTAGCGATCATAATACCATAGCCGAGGGTGAGAAATGGAAGACTATTCCTAAAGATTCCCTTTATCAGGACGCATTCCGCCAATACCTGGAAAAGTATGGGGAAGACTGGGTAAAATACCGGCAGGATTCCACAGGCACCCACGTAAAATTAAAAGCGCTTTCTGAATTTCGCACCCTGTTTGAAGAGGAGGAGAAGTTTTTGATCTTTCGAGCAGAGGAGGTTACCTCCTACCTGGAAGGAAAAGCGGTACACATTGGCGCCATTAATGTACAGGAATATATAGAACCCCGCGAAGGAAGTACGATAGTAGAACTTATTCAGAATAATATCGATGCTATTAGAGAACAAAGCGAGCGCACAGGAGAGCCAATACTGCAACACCTCAACCACCCAAATTTCACCTATGCGATCACAGCAGAAGATATCATTCAGATAGACGGGGAACGATTCTTTGAAGTTTTCAACGGCCATCCTTATGTGAATAATTACGGAGACAGCATTCATGACAGCACTGAGAAAATTTGGGACCAGGTGAATATCGCCTATCTCAATACCGGGAAGCCAATCATGTATGGCCTGGCGACAGATGACAGCCACCATTACCATAAATTTGGCAGTAAGTACAGCAATGCCGGCCGCGGGTGGGTGATGGTGAAAAGCGACAAGCTGCACCCTCATTCCCTTATGGAAGCGATGGAGTCGGGAGATTTTTATTCCACCACCGGAGTGGAGCTGGAAAGTGTCACCTTTGAAAACAATATTTTATCTGTAAAGATCAAAGCTGAAGAAGGAGTTACCTATACCACAGAATTCATAACAGCACATGAAGATGATTCCCAGACAGAAACAGTAAAAACCATTGAAGGGACTGAAGCTGCTTTCAGGCTGCCAAAAGATCATTTATTCGTAAGGGCAAAGATCACCTCGAGCAAACTAAAGGAAAACCCTTACAAGGAAGGAGATGTGGAAGTAGCCTGGACGCAGCCTTTTTTACCTGAAAACTAA
- a CDS encoding glycoside hydrolase family 2 TIM barrel-domain containing protein: MKYSFIILTFLFSLTSVAQRQVQTINAAWEFILEEDNKAQIVNIPHTWNAEDAFRDGKEYFRGKGTYLKNIFVPQEWEQKRAFLKFEGSNQITTVFVNGKKIGEHRGGYTGFVFDVSEALNFGQANELKIEVDNSHNPDIPPLDADFNFYGGIYRDLELILTNAVHFELENEAAGNLLIKTGNVSAESASIDFEARIVNAADKRRRVKLEVNIFDPENKRIRTITRELNIRPGASNKVNITDKLQNPALWSPDAPNLYKLEARLVDRASGEVLDDFDSKFGLRWFEVDTERGFILNGEPIKLIGANRHQDFEGLGNALPNSLHRKDYEMMKEMGSNVIRTAHYPQDPEVYRLCDELGLLVWTEVPVINDVTDTDAYHDISLKMQREQILQFYNHPSIVMWGIMNEIFIRLVFNNQITEEEKVEKIRTSVELAEKLEKETKRLDPQRLSVMALHENELYNESGIADITDVIGWNLYFGWYSPGLESFGEFLDEQHKRYPDRPLFISEYGPGADVRLQTDTPLPWDYSEAYQLELHRSYINQVLERDFVFGMTAWNFADFGSSFRQDAAPYINQKGLVNIDRSKKDIFYYYQARLLEEPVLYITGEHYKTRYPKDENEEITITVFSNASEVTLNVDDREFSETVEDGIAVFNLLLPEGKHRITAKTDDLTHTRDIEVKFRKNMLKNLEKEPILLNVGAKVNYTDPVTGETWISDQEYSEGEFGYVGGEVYQKNKSKFQGTASDIQGTENDPLFQTMREGIEAYKFDVPAGNYRVTLLFSEPEFNASEENIYNLSEAQKQEISGLRSFDVRINGNLFSKDLNLARDYGRIRAVEKSYRIKAGDNGIQVEFEENSGKSVLSGIRLEKI; encoded by the coding sequence ATGAAATATTCATTTATTATACTCACATTCCTCTTCTCCCTTACAAGTGTTGCCCAACGGCAGGTGCAAACCATCAATGCTGCCTGGGAATTTATCCTGGAAGAAGATAATAAAGCTCAAATTGTAAATATTCCCCACACCTGGAATGCCGAAGATGCTTTCAGGGATGGCAAGGAATATTTTCGTGGTAAAGGAACTTATCTCAAAAACATTTTTGTTCCGCAGGAATGGGAGCAAAAACGGGCTTTTCTAAAATTTGAAGGCAGTAACCAGATCACCACGGTTTTTGTAAACGGCAAAAAGATCGGGGAGCACCGCGGCGGGTACACAGGTTTCGTTTTTGATGTTTCTGAAGCTCTCAACTTTGGCCAGGCAAATGAATTAAAAATAGAAGTAGACAATTCCCACAATCCCGATATTCCGCCCCTGGATGCCGACTTTAATTTCTACGGCGGAATTTACCGTGACCTGGAATTGATCCTCACCAATGCGGTTCATTTTGAACTGGAAAATGAAGCTGCCGGGAACCTGCTTATTAAAACCGGAAATGTTTCAGCTGAAAGTGCCTCGATCGATTTTGAAGCGCGCATAGTAAACGCTGCCGATAAAAGAAGAAGGGTAAAGCTGGAAGTGAATATATTTGATCCTGAGAATAAACGGATCCGGACTATCACCCGGGAGCTCAACATACGGCCCGGAGCTTCGAACAAGGTGAATATTACAGATAAACTTCAGAATCCGGCATTATGGTCTCCCGATGCTCCGAATCTATATAAGCTGGAAGCCCGTTTGGTAGACCGGGCATCAGGGGAAGTTCTGGATGATTTTGATTCAAAATTCGGACTGCGTTGGTTTGAAGTGGATACGGAAAGAGGTTTCATCCTTAATGGGGAGCCAATAAAATTGATTGGCGCAAACCGGCACCAAGACTTTGAAGGCCTGGGAAATGCCCTGCCCAATAGCCTGCATCGTAAAGATTATGAAATGATGAAAGAAATGGGGAGCAACGTGATAAGGACCGCACATTACCCCCAGGACCCGGAGGTTTACAGGCTATGCGATGAACTGGGCTTGCTTGTCTGGACAGAAGTACCCGTTATCAATGATGTTACAGATACAGATGCCTACCATGACATTTCCCTTAAAATGCAGCGGGAACAGATCCTGCAATTCTATAACCATCCATCTATCGTGATGTGGGGAATAATGAATGAGATCTTCATAAGGCTGGTATTTAACAACCAGATCACCGAAGAGGAAAAGGTAGAAAAAATTCGGACTTCCGTAGAACTGGCAGAAAAGCTGGAAAAGGAAACCAAACGCCTGGATCCGCAACGGTTAAGTGTTATGGCCCTGCACGAGAATGAATTGTACAACGAATCTGGCATTGCCGATATTACCGATGTTATTGGCTGGAATCTCTATTTTGGCTGGTATTCTCCCGGACTTGAAAGTTTCGGAGAGTTTCTGGATGAGCAGCACAAACGCTATCCCGATCGTCCCTTATTCATTTCAGAATACGGACCTGGGGCAGATGTGCGCCTGCAAACCGACACTCCCCTGCCCTGGGATTATTCTGAAGCTTATCAGTTGGAACTCCACCGCAGCTATATCAACCAGGTACTGGAGCGGGATTTTGTTTTCGGGATGACGGCCTGGAATTTTGCTGATTTCGGCTCTTCCTTCCGCCAGGATGCCGCGCCTTACATTAATCAGAAAGGCCTGGTGAATATAGACCGGAGCAAAAAAGATATTTTCTATTACTACCAGGCGAGGCTGCTGGAAGAACCTGTGCTTTATATAACCGGCGAGCATTATAAGACGCGTTATCCGAAAGACGAAAATGAGGAAATTACTATCACTGTTTTTTCCAATGCTTCAGAAGTTACTCTAAATGTAGACGACCGGGAGTTTTCTGAAACTGTGGAAGACGGGATTGCCGTCTTTAATCTTCTGCTTCCGGAAGGAAAGCACCGGATTACTGCAAAGACCGACGATCTCACCCATACCCGTGATATCGAAGTGAAATTCAGAAAAAATATGCTGAAAAACCTTGAAAAAGAACCAATCCTGTTGAACGTGGGAGCTAAGGTAAATTATACCGATCCTGTTACCGGAGAGACCTGGATAAGCGACCAGGAATACAGCGAGGGAGAGTTTGGATATGTTGGCGGTGAGGTTTATCAAAAGAACAAAAGCAAATTCCAGGGCACAGCTTCAGATATTCAGGGCACTGAAAATGATCCGCTATTCCAAACGATGCGGGAAGGCATTGAAGCCTATAAATTTGACGTTCCTGCAGGCAATTACCGGGTGACCTTGCTTTTCTCCGAACCCGAATTCAATGCTTCCGAAGAAAATATCTATAATTTGAGTGAGGCTCAAAAACAGGAAATTTCGGGCTTAAGGAGTTTTGATGTAAGAATTAATGGAAATCTATTCTCAAAAGACCTGAACCTTGCCCGGGACTATGGCCGGATTCGTGCGGTGGAGAAATCATACAGGATTAAAGCCGGGGATAATGGGATACAGGTGGAATTTGAGGAGAACTCAGGGAAGAGTGTGTTGTCCGGGATCAGGTTAGAAAAGATATAG